In Bosea sp. ANAM02, a single genomic region encodes these proteins:
- a CDS encoding FaeA/PapI family transcriptional regulator: MNVIKLGGTHAEETVLDFLKRHGGAPTDVIAGRFGWTAAQARSKLRQLEAEGSVSGKLEVRTSGLGGPGRVLVWRLPA, encoded by the coding sequence GTGAACGTCATCAAACTTGGCGGCACCCATGCCGAAGAGACAGTGCTCGACTTTCTGAAGCGCCACGGCGGCGCCCCAACCGACGTGATCGCCGGTCGCTTTGGCTGGACAGCAGCTCAAGCTCGATCGAAGCTGCGCCAGCTTGAGGCCGAGGGTTCCGTCAGCGGAAAGCTTGAGGTGCGGACCTCCGGCCTCGGCGGCCCGGGCCGAGTTCTGGTG
- the trpS gene encoding tryptophan--tRNA ligase — protein MSTAIDRMTGLRPVVLTGDRPTGGLHLGHLAGSLAERVRLQETCDQFVLVADLQAMTDNAGNPAKVAEAVPEVVADYIAAGLDPTKSTMFLQSGIPELSELTMLYLNLVTVSRLERNPTVRDEIRQRGFERDIPAGFLCYPISQSADITAFRATKVPVGDDQLPMIELAQEIAIRVNRLGGSEILPRPEAVLSAVTRLPGIDGLGKASKSLGNAIQIGDPADVVREKVRMMFTDPNHLRVSDPGRVEGNVVFSYLDAFDGDVAAVADLKDRYRAGGLGDSVLKRRLADVLEALLSPMRERRRAIGRDEAMAILAAGTLRARAVAAQTLVSVRSALGMPVLV, from the coding sequence ATGTCGACGGCTATCGATAGAATGACGGGGCTGCGCCCGGTGGTGCTGACGGGCGATCGCCCTACGGGCGGCCTGCATCTCGGGCACCTAGCAGGCTCGCTCGCAGAGCGCGTCCGCCTGCAGGAAACGTGCGATCAGTTCGTGCTTGTCGCGGACCTTCAGGCGATGACGGACAATGCGGGAAACCCCGCCAAGGTCGCGGAGGCGGTGCCCGAGGTCGTCGCCGACTATATCGCGGCGGGGCTAGATCCAACCAAGTCGACGATGTTCCTTCAGTCGGGCATCCCGGAGTTGAGCGAGCTCACCATGCTCTACCTCAACCTGGTCACGGTCTCGCGGCTCGAACGCAATCCGACGGTTCGCGACGAAATCCGGCAGCGTGGCTTTGAGCGCGATATTCCCGCGGGCTTCCTCTGCTATCCCATATCACAGTCGGCCGACATTACGGCGTTTCGGGCAACGAAGGTGCCGGTCGGGGATGACCAGCTCCCGATGATCGAGCTCGCGCAGGAGATCGCGATCCGCGTGAACAGGTTGGGCGGAAGCGAGATCCTTCCGCGCCCCGAGGCGGTACTCTCGGCTGTTACTCGCCTACCCGGCATCGATGGGCTCGGGAAAGCCAGCAAGTCTTTGGGGAACGCGATCCAGATTGGGGACCCGGCCGACGTCGTTCGGGAGAAGGTGCGGATGATGTTTACCGATCCCAATCATCTCAGGGTGAGCGACCCGGGCCGCGTCGAAGGTAATGTCGTCTTCAGCTATCTCGACGCCTTCGATGGCGATGTCGCCGCGGTAGCAGATCTCAAGGACCGCTACCGTGCCGGCGGTCTGGGCGACAGCGTCCTCAAGCGTCGGCTCGCCGATGTCCTGGAGGCTCTCCTGTCTCCGATGCGGGAGCGGAGGCGTGCCATTGGAAGGGACGAGGCGATGGCGATCCTCGCCGCCGGCACTCTGCGAGCGCGCGCGGTCGCAGCGCAGACCCTTGTCTCGGTGAGGTCGGCGCTGGGGATGCCCGTGCTAGTCTAG
- a CDS encoding sigma-70 family RNA polymerase sigma factor, giving the protein MSLAFASETPARDPAFDREVVAAQASLLRSAFGYVRGRDAAEDLVQTVILKALRNHHSFLPGTNLRAWLQTIMVNTVRSDHRKAKREVEDIDGQLASVLPFPAAQLHAVELRDMMARLRLLQPQVRQIVIAVTDGDSYEELAERFRIPIGTVKSRIKRARDFLAGDDQEEATELEVDGDSVITAEQARQITRLFEGGKAISEIVAATELGSDLVLSFVLERSLKRRKGR; this is encoded by the coding sequence ATGAGCCTGGCATTCGCGAGCGAAACACCGGCGCGCGATCCAGCGTTCGATCGCGAGGTCGTCGCAGCCCAGGCGTCGCTGCTCCGATCCGCGTTCGGCTATGTCCGCGGCCGGGATGCTGCCGAGGATCTCGTCCAGACGGTCATTCTGAAGGCGCTGCGGAACCACCACAGCTTTTTGCCAGGCACCAATCTGCGGGCATGGCTTCAGACGATTATGGTCAACACCGTTCGTTCGGACCATCGCAAGGCAAAACGGGAGGTTGAGGACATCGACGGGCAGCTGGCGAGTGTGCTCCCCTTCCCCGCCGCTCAGCTGCATGCCGTCGAGCTGCGGGATATGATGGCCCGGCTTCGGCTCCTGCAGCCTCAGGTGCGGCAGATCGTGATCGCGGTGACAGATGGGGACTCGTACGAGGAACTCGCTGAGCGGTTCCGCATCCCGATCGGGACCGTTAAGAGCCGTATCAAGCGGGCACGGGACTTTCTCGCCGGCGATGATCAGGAAGAGGCGACCGAACTGGAGGTCGACGGGGACTCCGTGATCACGGCCGAGCAGGCCCGGCAGATCACACGGCTGTTCGAGGGGGGCAAAGCGATCTCGGAGATCGTGGCCGCAACCGAGCTTGGTTCTGATCTCGTCCTGTCGTTCGTGCTGGAGCGTAGCCTGAAGCGTCGCAAGGGACGTTGA
- a CDS encoding ParB N-terminal domain-containing protein, with the protein MTVAYRPIDITPFAALIQPGLSSDFGVEPQLMWIEINKLVVDPRYQREISRQGAKNVVRIANSFSWQRFGTVLVSRVSDQEGDLWAIIDGQHRVTGGALRGIQRVPCMVIEATPAGQAAAFAAINGLVTKLTPLQIHAARVAAGEEDALDLVALCAEGGVTICRYPIPGDKMAPGETLAVGTLDKLRKEVERPTLVLALKCITQTGDNVGLVRTSLVKGLCAVFDSEPAFASKPDRVLRSLQGYDFGALLDQAVIEGRRSKLSTQAVVTRSLYQVLDRALVAEAA; encoded by the coding sequence ATGACCGTCGCCTACCGCCCGATCGATATCACTCCTTTCGCCGCGCTGATCCAACCCGGCCTGTCCTCCGACTTCGGGGTTGAGCCGCAGCTCATGTGGATCGAGATCAACAAGCTCGTGGTCGACCCGCGCTACCAGCGGGAGATCTCCAGGCAGGGTGCCAAGAACGTTGTGCGAATCGCCAACAGCTTCAGCTGGCAGCGCTTCGGAACGGTGCTGGTCAGCCGCGTCAGCGACCAGGAGGGGGATCTTTGGGCGATCATCGACGGTCAGCACCGTGTGACCGGCGGCGCCCTGCGGGGTATCCAAAGAGTGCCTTGCATGGTGATCGAGGCTACCCCGGCGGGCCAGGCGGCTGCCTTCGCGGCGATCAATGGTCTCGTCACCAAGCTGACGCCCCTGCAGATCCACGCAGCTCGCGTCGCTGCAGGGGAGGAAGACGCGCTCGACCTGGTTGCCCTCTGCGCGGAGGGAGGCGTCACGATCTGTCGCTATCCGATCCCCGGGGACAAGATGGCGCCTGGCGAGACCCTTGCTGTCGGTACACTCGACAAGCTTCGCAAGGAGGTCGAGCGCCCCACCCTCGTGCTTGCGCTCAAGTGCATCACCCAGACGGGCGACAACGTCGGTCTGGTCCGGACCTCGCTGGTGAAGGGTCTCTGCGCTGTCTTCGATAGCGAGCCCGCTTTCGCCAGCAAGCCGGATCGGGTGCTGAGGTCGCTCCAGGGCTACGACTTTGGCGCGCTCCTCGATCAAGCCGTCATTGAGGGTCGGCGCTCGAAGCTCTCGACGCAGGCTGTCGTGACGCGCTCGCTTTACCAAGTGCTGGATCGTGCGCTGGTGGCGGAGGCTGCATGA